One Helianthus annuus cultivar XRQ/B chromosome 12, HanXRQr2.0-SUNRISE, whole genome shotgun sequence genomic region harbors:
- the LOC110892783 gene encoding ESF1 homolog — protein sequence MQPRSSSRGLYTPQDNLLDIGNFDVANNDQLLKLEKKMDAVIVENKKFVAENKKVSDRERLLETRVKKLEDENQVLVKKIDADQSEIDILKVRVAELEEEKSRKDNQNEYFKQKNRELEAAKKSRDHEFYMLSEVVESMLGTLVEQKFEELQVEEIRAERQAEMERQMKDKGKGVEGSSAVTERSIIPSMVVENPEPISAISGFFEDETHLAELEGYSNDDDDEEEEEEEEKEDKDEKVFSASSHSSDNDDDDAAGGTGLRVTEGSSEQDVDNLMNDTVNEESGEASGKGESSKSQIVEHSETLFLSLDVYREMLQDVNPEFKIDSEEKLESFDINQQLEYSYKYVEEADKYD from the coding sequence ATGCAACCTCGTTCTTCTAGCAGAGGTCTTTATACTCCACAAGATAATCTTCTAGACATTGGAAATTTCGACGTTGCAAATAATGATCAATTGTTGAAGTTGGAGAAAAAGATGGATGCAGTGATAGTagaaaacaagaagtttgttgcTGAAAACAAGAAGGTGTCTGATAGAGAAAGACTTCTTGAAACTCGTGTGAAGAAGTTAGAGGATGAAAATCAAGTGTTAGTGAAAAAGATTGATGCTGATCAATCTGAAATTGATATATTGAAAGTACGTGTTGCGGAGCTTGAAGAAGAAAAGTCTAGAAAAGATAATCAGAATGAATACTTCAAGCAAAAGAACAGAGAACTGGAAGCAGCTAAAAAATCAAGAGATCATGAGTTCTACATGCTGAGTGAAGTCGTTGAAAGCATGCTTGGAACTCTAGTAGAACAAAAATTCGAAGAGCTGCAAGTAGAGGAGATTAGAGCTGAACGTCAAGCAGAAATGGAAAGACAAATGAAAGACAAAGGTAAGGGAGTTGAAGGTAGTTCAGCTGTCACAGAAAGATCAATAATTCCTTCAATGGTGGTTGAGAATCCCGAACCTATTTCTGCAATATCTGGTTTCTTTGAAGATGAAACTCACCTTGCTGAGTTAGAGGGATAtagtaatgatgatgatgatgaagaagaagaggaggaggaagagaAAGAGGATAAAGATGAAAAAGTATTTTCTGCTAGCAGTCACAGTtctgataatgatgatgatgatgctgcagGTGGTACTGGTTTAAGAGTTACCGAAGGTTCTTCTGAACAAGATGTTGATAATCTGATGAATGACACTGTAAATGAAGAGTCAGGAGAAGCTAgtggaaagggggagtctagtaAGTCTCAAATTGTTGAACATTCTGAGACGTTGTTCTTGAGTTTAGATGTTTACAGAGAAATGTTGCAAGATGTGAATCCTGAATTCAAGATTGATTCTGAAGAAAAGTTAGAGTCTTTTGATATAAATCAACAGCTTGAATACTCGTACaagtatgttgaagaggctgataAGTATGATTGA